From a single Centropristis striata isolate RG_2023a ecotype Rhode Island chromosome 14, C.striata_1.0, whole genome shotgun sequence genomic region:
- the LOC131984837 gene encoding zinc finger protein OZF-like: MDLRRNFSLKIKEEVVLKEEEDSDCQIHQALPSDVQKVIIGEEQQQERSSTLDQDQEDPEPPHIKEEQEEPWSSQEGEQLLPVPVKSEEDEEKPQSSQQNTDFKASGSSETEVSDGDWEETREPQSGSESQKNNEVAAGDSGERSYNCSECGQRFHLKANLKRHMITHTGEKPFSCSVCKKTFAWRGRLQNHIRIHTGERPFSCSVCGKAFIESGNLKRHMRVHTGEKPFSCSMCDQRFTWYDQLKNHQCAGLLHQRQMEAEADGDTDEKAGDDNGDLKETREPQSGSNALKKHNKCSTKEKPFSCSECGKRFGRRTTLREHMTTHTGEKPFSCSMCGKRFRRNRVLLLHIKTHTGEKPFSCSFCGKNFTEKATMMHHMRIHTGEKPFSCSVCDKRFAWRSQVKTHKCVDQSQTENRETEPPASCSTGHMETEASGEDCGGPGLDRNCEPDPHIESDTDEKTGDSFVAEIEVSCDDWEETR, encoded by the exons ATGGACCTCAGACGGAACTTTAGTTTGAAAATCAAAGAGGAAGTTGTtttaaaggaggaggaggactcagACTGTCAGATTCATCAAG CTTTACCTTCAGATGTCCAGAAAGTGATCATTGGTGAAgaacagcagcaggagaggagctccactctggaccaggaccaggaggacccagagcccccacacattaaagaggaacaggaggaaccttggagcagtcaggagggagagcagcttcttcctgtccctgtgaagagtgaagaagatgaagagaaacctcagtcctcacaaCAGAATACTGACTTTAAGGCATCAGGCTCTTCTGAGACTGAGGTCAGTGATGGTGACTGGGAGGAGACCAGAGAACCTCAATCAGGTTCAGAGTCTCAGAAAAACAATGAAGTCGCTGCTGGTGACTCCGGTGAGCGATCATATAACTGCTCTGAGTGCGGTCAAAGATTTCACCTCAAGGCAAATCTGAAAAGACACATGATaactcacacaggagagaaacctttcagctgctccgtttgtaagaaaacttttgcaTGGAGAGGACGACTACAGAATCACATCAGAATCCACAcgggagagagacctttcagctgctccgTGTGTGGAAAAGCTTTCATTGAAAGTGGAAAtctgaagagacacatgagaGTCCACACAGGGGAGAAACCATTCAGCTGCAGCATGTGTGACCAAAGATTCACATGGTACGATCAGCTGAAAAACCACCAGTGTGCTGGTCTGCTTCATCAAAGACAAATGGAagcagaagctgatggagacaCTGATGAAAAGGCTGGAGATGACAATGGTGATTTGAAGGAGACCAGAGAACCTCAGTCAGGTTCAAACGCTTtgaaaaagcataataaatgtAGTACTAAAGAGAAACCATTTAGCTGCTCCGAGTGTGGAAAAAGATTTGGCCGAAGGACAACTCTGCGTGAACACATGACGACTCACACGGGAGAGAAACCGTTCAGCTGCTCCATGTGCGGCAAAAGATTTAGAAGGAACAGAGTTTTGCTGTTACATATTAAAACTCACACGGGGGAGAAACCCTTTagttgttcattttgtggtaaaaactttacagaaaaAGCTACCATGATGCAccacatgagaatccacaccGGGGAGAAACCGTTCAGCTGCAGCGTATGCGACAAAAGATTTGCCTGGCGTTCCCAGGTAAAAACCCACAAGTGTGTTGATCAGAGTCAGACTgagaacagagagacagagcctCCAGCCAGCTGCTCCACTGGACACATGGAAACAGAAGCTAgcggagaggactgtggaggaccaggacTAGACAGGAACTGTGAACCAGATCCACATATAGAATCAGATACTGATGAGAAGACTGGAGACTCTTTTGTAGCCGAGATTGAAGTTAGTTGTGATGATTGGGAGGAGACCAGGTGA